AATACAAATACCATGTAAATAAAATTTTTCCAAAAAGGGGAATTTTCATTTGCTATTGCTTTTAATTCTTGCTGAAATGCTTCATCAAGGAGGACAGCATCTGTTTTTTTATGGAGAGCAGAAGAAAGGGGGCCAACTGAAGAGCTTGATTTTGCCCCCCCGTCTGAAACTTCACCACTCCAGCTTGAGGTAGGAGAAAGCAGGCAGAAAAAAATAAAAAGCAAGGTGGATAAACGCATACGTTCCTCAATGGCTAGTTGTAAAATTTAAGCATAAGGTTTCCTTCAATTTCTCTTAAGAACTAATTTCTCATTTAGCCGAATCTAATTTTTGTATGCGATTATAAAAAAAAAGAAGATCGGCCACTCGTTGGAGAAATTTACAAAACGATCGGCTTGCAGGAAAAAATAGCTGGCGTTTACCCACCTTTTAACCGCGCTTAGATCAGCTAGGCACAGCATTATTTTTCAGAAGAGGAAATTAAATTGCCTCAGGCTGTCTGGGAAAATAACAAAAACTTTTGTAGGTGTTTATCAGAAAAAAAAGCTGGATATTGATCTAGAGCTAAAAAATTAGTGAATGCTATGCATAATAAAGGTCTCCGAAATAGGGGCAGAAACCTCGCTTTAATATCTCAAAAAACATGATTGGCTAAGCTCTATTTCTCTGAATATCAAATACCTTCAACAAGCTATGCCTTAGTCGAAAATATTGAAGAGTTATACCCACGTTTAGGATGACCTAAAGAGCCTCTGGTTTCTTAGTTTCCGGTTAATAAAACTATTCGAAAACGAGCCCTGCCGCTCATCATTTTTTCATAGGCCTCGTCCACTTTTTCAAAAGGATAAGCCTCGTTCATAGAGCGCACGCCTGTCAACGCGCTGAATGACAGGGTATCTTGCGAATCGATAGAAGTTCCCGAAGGCCATCCTGTAATAGAACGTCTTCCTGAAATGAGAGCTGCTGCCGAGATTGAAAGGGGATGGTGGGTAGCTCCTACTATCACGCATTTGCCGTTTATACTAAGCCCCCCTAACGCTGATTCAATGGCTTCTGCTTCGGTGACAGTCGATAAAAGAACCTTCGCTCCTCCTAATTCAGCTAGCTCTTGCGCAGGATTTTTTTCTAAGCTATCGATGTAATGATGAGCCCCTAGCCTTTTGGCCAAAATTTCTTTATCTTTACCCCGAGCAATGGCGATTGTCTGAAATCCCATTTTAGAAGCAAACTGCACCGCCAAATGTCCCAATCCCCCAATCCCTAAAACAGCCACGATCTCTCCTACACAAGCACCAGTATTTCGCAAGGCATTAAAAGTGGTGATCCCTGCGCACATTAAAGGACCAGCTTCCACGGCGGAAATTTCCTCGGGAATCAAAGCTAAAGCATCCACAGACGCTATCATGTAATCAGCATACCCCCCATCGTAAGTAACTCCCGTTATACTAAGATGGCTACAGGTAACAAAATCTCCCCTTCTACAAGATTCACAAAAACCACAATGGCCTCCATACCATCCAATTCCCACCCGCTCGCCCACTCTCCAATTTGCCACGTTTGGGCCAAGCGCATCAATTATACCTGCAACTTCGTGCCCAGGAACTCGGGGATAAGTCACGTGCGGGAAGGATCCTTCTTTTGTAAAAGAATCGCTATGGCAAATTCCACAGGCTTGAACTTTAAGGCGTACTTCTCTTTCACCAGGTTCAGGTATTTCACGTTCAACATACTCAAAAGGACCATTTGGCCGGCTTACTTGGATTGCACGCATTTTTGCCATAGAAACTCCCCTAAAAATGAATTAGACTTTTAGCTCATCTTACAGGCACAAAACCCATAGCCTGAAGTCTTTGCTGCAATCCATTTTAGATATAGCTGCTTGCTATTTCCTGAAAGAAATTGCCACACATACCTTAAGTTGCTGGAGGTGCCCTAAGCATTTTTGCGCGTAAGATAAACTTTTAATTACAGAAAAAAAGAATTTGTCTTCAAGAAAAAGAAGCCTCAAATTCTGATGATTTAAGGCTTGGATATTTAAAAAAGAAGTGAGGCTGGATTCTCTAAATATTTTTGGACTGTCTTTACAAACTCTGCAGCTGCCACTCCGTCTACTACTCGATGATCGGCTGAAAGGCAAATATTCATGATTTTTCCAGGAACAACTGTCCCATTTTGAACGACAGGGACATTTTGGATGCCGCTTACGGCTAAAATAGCAGCTTGTGGAGGATTGATAATGGCTTTAAAGGCTGTAATTCCATACATCCCTAAATTGGAAACTGTAAAGGATCCTCCTTTATATTCTGATACATCAAGCTTACCTTCTTTGGCCCTTTTAGCTAGTTGCCGAACCTCCAGAGAAATCTCTCCTAAATTTTTGTAATTCACATGCCGCACAATCGGCGTAATCAATCCTCCCGGCACACTTACAGCGACAGAAATGTCGATCGTCTCAAAACGAATAATCGTTTGATTAGCTGAGTTGAAACCACTATTCACCTGGGGATGTTCTACAAGTGCCAGCGCGCAAGCTTTTATCACAAAATCATTAAACGTCAACTTAACATCTACATTTCTAAGTTGCTCTCTAATCTGGCTTAAAGGCATAACGTTGACTGATTGTTCAACATAAATATGAGGAATAAATGTTTTAGCATCTTGCAATCTTTGAGAAATCACTTTGCGCATGGGAGTGAGAGGTTCTTCATGGTAAGAGCCTGGCTTTTGGGTTGGCTGCACTCGTTTTCCAAAGGCAACTACCCCTGAACTTTGAGCCCTTTCTAAGTCACGACTCATGATCCTGCGATTGGGACCTGTTCCTTTAACCGTCGTTAAATCAAGGCCACGCTCTTTCGCAAGCTTGCGAGCAAGAGGAGAAGCAAGAATCCTGTTCGAATTTTCCGTTACTCCTTCAAATTCGTAGTGTTCTAAGGGAG
This window of the Parachlamydia sp. AcF125 genome carries:
- a CDS encoding alcohol dehydrogenase; this translates as MAKMRAIQVSRPNGPFEYVEREIPEPGEREVRLKVQACGICHSDSFTKEGSFPHVTYPRVPGHEVAGIIDALGPNVANWRVGERVGIGWYGGHCGFCESCRRGDFVTCSHLSITGVTYDGGYADYMIASVDALALIPEEISAVEAGPLMCAGITTFNALRNTGACVGEIVAVLGIGGLGHLAVQFASKMGFQTIAIARGKDKEILAKRLGAHHYIDSLEKNPAQELAELGGAKVLLSTVTEAEAIESALGGLSINGKCVIVGATHHPLSISAAALISGRRSITGWPSGTSIDSQDTLSFSALTGVRSMNEAYPFEKVDEAYEKMMSGRARFRIVLLTGN
- a CDS encoding pyruvate dehydrogenase complex dihydrolipoamide acetyltransferase, encoding MPFTLMMPKLSPTMEEGTIVKWHKKEGDQVSVNDLLLEVATDKATVEHAALDEGWLRKILISEGEEAKVNQPIAIFTAEQNESIDGYRLEVVQPKVEVSRAEFEAKEKKDAPAEIKGITGSISQPAFVPEPPLEHYEFEGVTENSNRILASPLARKLAKERGLDLTTVKGTGPNRRIMSRDLERAQSSGVVAFGKRVQPTQKPGSYHEEPLTPMRKVISQRLQDAKTFIPHIYVEQSVNVMPLSQIREQLRNVDVKLTFNDFVIKACALALVEHPQVNSGFNSANQTIIRFETIDISVAVSVPGGLITPIVRHVNYKNLGEISLEVRQLAKRAKEGKLDVSEYKGGSFTVSNLGMYGITAFKAIINPPQAAILAVSGIQNVPVVQNGTVVPGKIMNICLSADHRVVDGVAAAEFVKTVQKYLENPASLLF